A stretch of the Deinococcota bacterium genome encodes the following:
- a CDS encoding transcriptional repressor, with protein sequence MRRQTNQRRAIMSTLEHAPGPLTPQEILQEAGKIQASLGLATVYRNLSSMVESGDLIEVHLPNESTRYEPAGRGHHHHFRCESCRGVFELDASCPVAVLEGVTLPGGYMVHRHDLTLYGLCPSCSN encoded by the coding sequence ATGAGACGACAGACCAACCAACGCCGCGCCATCATGAGCACGCTCGAGCACGCGCCCGGACCCCTTACCCCGCAGGAGATCCTGCAGGAGGCTGGCAAGATCCAGGCCAGCCTCGGCCTGGCGACGGTCTACCGCAACCTGAGCAGCATGGTCGAGTCCGGCGACCTCATCGAGGTCCACCTGCCCAACGAGAGCACCCGCTATGAGCCGGCGGGCCGGGGCCACCACCATCACTTTCGCTGCGAGAGCTGCCGGGGCGTCTTCGAGCTCGACGCCAGTTGCCCGGTGGCGGTGCTCGAGGGCGTCACTCTGCCCGGCGGCTACATGGTTCACCGTCACGACCTGACGCTCTACGGCCTCTGCCCAAGCTGCTCCAACTGA